Proteins from a genomic interval of Treponema brennaborense DSM 12168:
- a CDS encoding HEAT repeat domain-containing protein: MKKQAVLRFRRILRVSSALSLLPICSVSAVFAQTETGTSAAAAETAGKNEESERSKELNTLRYGLDDEIIALLDSFLKENTYPYRTEIYELFGKTKSVSVREKIIAYFTQAADPCLSEYALAVAADPFDTRKSTVSLVFKYVSALKLTEAAGSVRTLLENENEDYFDAALSALGDIGSADDAVFIAEYLDRTDLSVARQQSLMKVLGKLKAVETWDALVEIAKDENRNSFVRMYAAEAIGTLEKPESVPVLAELFETSDPNFRASVVKGLSNYTDKAAEAVVIEAIRDAHYKVRLEAVAAVKKLKLKDAEPSLLYRAKNDPEASVKYACYDALGFLGSADGNKYLVSLLKDAKLNDTAKTKAAAALVEYGNASGTDAVIDLARSTLADDKKKSLRYALGKLFASTENGAFAGICGEYLASKDVATVGTGLDIYAKNRFPSLTAEVKRIAEDEKAGANRTKARKILDRE; encoded by the coding sequence ATGAAAAAACAAGCCGTACTGCGGTTCCGCCGCATATTGAGGGTATCGAGCGCACTGAGTTTGCTGCCGATTTGCTCCGTGAGCGCCGTATTCGCCCAAACCGAAACGGGAACGAGTGCCGCTGCCGCCGAAACCGCCGGTAAAAATGAAGAATCCGAACGCAGCAAGGAACTGAACACGCTCCGGTACGGACTGGACGATGAAATCATCGCGCTGCTCGACTCGTTTCTGAAAGAAAACACGTATCCGTACCGCACCGAAATTTACGAACTGTTCGGGAAAACGAAGAGCGTTTCGGTTCGTGAAAAAATAATCGCGTATTTTACGCAGGCCGCCGATCCGTGTCTTAGCGAATACGCGCTCGCCGTCGCCGCCGATCCGTTCGACACCCGTAAATCGACCGTGTCGCTCGTATTCAAATACGTTTCGGCACTGAAACTGACTGAAGCCGCCGGCAGCGTCCGCACGCTGCTTGAAAATGAAAACGAAGATTATTTCGACGCAGCGCTTTCCGCGCTCGGCGATATCGGCAGTGCGGACGACGCCGTGTTCATAGCCGAATATCTCGATCGCACTGACTTGAGCGTCGCCCGGCAGCAGTCACTGATGAAAGTGCTGGGAAAACTGAAAGCCGTCGAAACCTGGGACGCGCTCGTTGAAATAGCGAAAGACGAAAACCGCAACTCGTTCGTCCGCATGTACGCGGCGGAGGCCATCGGCACTCTTGAAAAACCGGAATCGGTTCCGGTGCTGGCCGAACTGTTTGAAACTTCCGATCCGAATTTCCGCGCGTCGGTCGTTAAAGGACTGTCGAATTACACTGATAAAGCCGCCGAAGCGGTTGTCATCGAAGCGATCCGCGACGCGCATTATAAAGTCCGTCTGGAAGCGGTGGCGGCGGTAAAAAAACTGAAACTCAAAGACGCTGAACCGTCTCTTTTGTATCGGGCAAAAAACGATCCCGAAGCTTCGGTAAAATACGCCTGCTACGACGCGCTCGGTTTTCTCGGCAGCGCGGACGGAAATAAATACCTCGTTTCACTGCTCAAGGACGCCAAACTCAACGATACGGCCAAAACGAAAGCTGCCGCCGCACTCGTCGAGTACGGGAACGCTTCCGGAACTGACGCAGTGATCGACCTTGCCCGCAGCACGCTTGCCGACGATAAGAAGAAAAGCCTCCGGTACGCGCTGGGAAAACTGTTCGCTTCAACGGAAAACGGCGCGTTCGCCGGTATCTGCGGCGAATACCTCGCTTCAAAAGACGTGGCGACCGTCGGCACCGGTCTCGACATCTATGCCAAAAATCGCTTTCCGTCGCTTACGGCAGAGGTAAAACGGATTGCCGAAGACGAAAAGGCCGGTGCGAACCGGACCAAGGCCCGCAAAATACTTGACCGTGAGTAA
- a CDS encoding chemotaxis protein CheW, with protein MAVGDAQFQLVTFQLGEELYGVDIMDVKEIVKIQNIRPIPNAPYYVEGIFNLRSEIIPIINLHKRFRLKKIELTEEESEDEFQGGFIILNIDGLKIGIIIDRIARVITVSRDEVKPPPQMLSGIGTEYIHGVVRQEQGYLIILDIRRLFSSKELQKIIDIK; from the coding sequence ATGGCTGTTGGTGATGCTCAGTTTCAACTGGTAACTTTTCAGCTTGGCGAAGAGTTATACGGCGTAGATATTATGGACGTAAAAGAAATCGTAAAAATCCAAAATATCCGTCCCATTCCGAACGCTCCGTATTATGTTGAAGGTATATTCAATTTGCGCAGTGAAATCATTCCGATTATCAATTTACATAAACGTTTCCGCCTGAAAAAAATCGAATTGACCGAAGAAGAAAGCGAAGACGAATTCCAAGGCGGTTTTATCATTCTGAATATAGACGGCTTGAAGATCGGAATCATCATTGACCGTATCGCGCGCGTTATCACCGTATCACGCGACGAAGTCAAACCGCCGCCTCAAATGCTGAGCGGAATCGGAACCGAATACATTCACGGCGTCGTCCGGCAGGAGCAGGGGTATTTGATTATCCTTGATATACGCAGACTGTTCAGTTCAAAAGAACTGCAGAAAATTATCGATATTAAATAG
- a CDS encoding DegT/DnrJ/EryC1/StrS family aminotransferase, with amino-acid sequence MIQTYSSTIRRKEMDAVLTCLVDEKIGPGDMNQRLVQSVKEFFGVDGAAALRSPALALKYAVTALDLPAESGVMISALAPAWQIRAVEDLGFKPIVLDVSADTALVTVEAIESGIKEGGRLLLLAETMGNLPDMEPILALGIPVVEDVSQSVGAYHETVPADGAEPLVKKAGTYGVYSILGLEERDGVTGGGGAVIMAPSRREWIVLKRLTDDAPSTDILPDLNSALAFVQLKEFPRNEQIRRELFGAFRKALMASRHKTFMRTQNGESAAFAFPVVLNSGFKDVKQYAARKDIEISAAFESSVIAARQESLENCIQAQSLLLRCAAFPLYPRLGNSQSAKILKVLGTLP; translated from the coding sequence ATGATTCAAACGTATAGTTCTACGATTCGCCGCAAGGAAATGGACGCCGTGCTTACGTGTCTGGTCGATGAAAAAATCGGACCGGGAGACATGAACCAGCGTCTCGTGCAGTCGGTTAAGGAATTTTTCGGCGTCGACGGAGCCGCCGCGCTCCGCAGTCCCGCGCTCGCTTTAAAATATGCGGTAACCGCGCTCGATTTACCCGCGGAAAGCGGTGTTATGATTTCAGCCCTCGCTCCGGCGTGGCAGATCCGCGCCGTTGAAGATCTCGGTTTCAAGCCGATCGTCCTCGACGTATCCGCGGATACCGCGCTCGTTACGGTCGAAGCGATCGAATCGGGTATCAAAGAAGGCGGCCGGTTGCTGCTGCTTGCCGAAACGATGGGAAACCTTCCCGATATGGAACCGATTCTGGCGCTCGGCATTCCCGTCGTTGAAGACGTGTCGCAAAGCGTCGGCGCGTATCACGAAACGGTACCGGCAGACGGTGCCGAACCGCTCGTAAAAAAAGCGGGGACGTACGGCGTGTATTCCATACTCGGCCTTGAAGAACGCGACGGCGTTACCGGCGGCGGCGGCGCGGTTATTATGGCTCCGTCGCGCCGGGAATGGATCGTGCTCAAACGGCTTACCGACGATGCGCCGTCAACCGATATCCTGCCGGATCTGAACAGCGCGTTGGCGTTCGTACAGCTCAAGGAGTTTCCGCGCAACGAGCAGATCCGCCGCGAACTGTTCGGCGCGTTCCGTAAAGCGCTTATGGCAAGCCGCCATAAAACGTTCATGCGGACGCAGAACGGCGAATCGGCGGCGTTTGCGTTTCCGGTCGTGCTGAACAGCGGGTTTAAAGACGTCAAACAGTACGCGGCCCGCAAGGATATCGAGATTTCGGCCGCGTTCGAGTCTTCGGTCATCGCCGCACGGCAGGAATCGCTTGAAAACTGCATTCAGGCGCAATCCCTGCTGCTCAGATGCGCTGCGTTTCCGCTGTATCCGCGGCTGGGCAACAGCCAGTCCGCCAAAATACTGAAAGTTCTGGGAACGCTGCCGTAA